Proteins from a single region of Antechinus flavipes isolate AdamAnt ecotype Samford, QLD, Australia chromosome 2, AdamAnt_v2, whole genome shotgun sequence:
- the ZNF22 gene encoding zinc finger protein 22, translating into MQLGRAKGNVSRSTSQGKTFENQCKTARQRKRWGMTSRFDTGFSRFRNSLEEKPYKCTQCEKSFSQSSTLFQHLKIHTGEKSHKCADCGKSFFQSSNLIQHRRVHTGEKPYKCTECGEGFKQSSNLIQHQRIHTGEKPYQCDECGRCFSQSSHLIQHQRTHTGEKPYQCIECGRCFSQSSHLSQHMKLHREERPQKIRGKNPRAKTSLVSGWRIHTGRKSVSLLC; encoded by the coding sequence ATGCAGTTAGGAAGAGCCAAAGGAAATGTTTCCCGAAGCACAAGCCAAGGAAAAACCTTTGAGAATCAATGTAAGACAGCACGGCAGCGGAAGAGATGGGGAATGACTTCCCGATTTGACACAGGTTTCAGTAGATTTAGAAACAGCCTAGAggagaaaccctataaatgtacTCAATGTGAGAAAAGTTTCAGTCAAAGTTCAACTCTTTTTCAGCACTTAaaaattcacactggagaaaaatcCCATAAATGTGCTGATTGTGGAAAAAGCTTCTTTCAGAGCTCAAATCTCATTCAGCACCGACGTGtccatactggagaaaaaccctataaatgtacTGAGTGTGGGGAAGGATTTAAACAGAGCTCAAATCTCATtcagcatcagagaattcacactggagaaaagcCCTATCAGTGTGATGAATGTGGCAGATGTTTCAGTCAGAGTTCCCATCTTATCCagcatcagagaacccacacaggagagaaacccTATCAGTGTATTGAATGTGGCAGGTGCTTTAGCCAGAGCTCTCACCTTAGTCAACATATGAAACTGCACAGAGAAGAGAGACCTCAAAAAATCCGTGGCAAAAATCCTAGGGCAAAAACTAGTTTAGTATCAGGTTGGAGAATTCATACAGGAAGGAAATCAGTATCTTTGCTGTGCTAA